CAAAAGATCAGTCTGCACCACTCAGGCAAGATGATCGGACGCACCTAGCAAAATCCATAGGCGGATTCGCCAATTCTGATGGTGGGGTCTTGGTATGGGGCGTTGATGCCAGAGTACAGAACGGGATTGACGGCGTCTGCGAACTATACCCGATTAAGAAGTTGAAGGCGTTTAAGGTGAGCTAGAACTTGACACCAAAATATGTCTATCCAGTACCTGATGGAATTATTCACACACCCATCTACCCGGACGAGAACAAAGACGAGGGGCTATATATTGACACTAGTGCCCGCTTACGATGGATTGCCTGTTGAATCTACAATAAAGATAAGGTAGTGATTTTTTGTTAGAGCAGGTGATCAGTTTACGGCGATGTCTCATAGTCGCAGCTGATCGCTTTGGTAGAAGACCAACCGAAACTTAGTCTAAGCAGTTGTTGGAGATTATTGCTGAAACACGCGAGAGGTCCGTTTTGCTTTTTGTCACCAACTGAGGAAAGGTCTTGCGCAGAAAATGAATCGTAATAGTTAACTGCGACCTTCCTGGTCAAACCTCTGGATGGCAGCACGATGGTGACGTTAGATTTTCAAGCCACCTACATCTCAGTCGGCATCTGCTTTTATGGGCATCCTGATGAGTTCTACACACCCAGGACTAAGTACAATGGTATGCCGCCTTTGGGCACAACATGGGCGGGGCGTTCATAAACAAATTAAAAAGAAGGTGCTGGGGATCCTACAGAGTTTCTTGTGATGGATTTGTTCATTCTGGGGCAATTAAATTAAGTCTCAATAGAATTGAAACAGGAAACAAAATTAGATACGAATTTAGCGAAGTGAAAAACGATAGGCATCGCCTGGACAAATCAGCTAGCACCTAAGATTTCATATAAGGGCAAACAGCTCAGCAGGACCGGAATAGACACGTTTAACAAACAGGAACGATATCTAACGGCTATCCCGTCATCAAAAAAACTAAAGATCAAAAGCTCGCAAAAATTGTAGGCTGTTGTCTCGCACCAATCCACAGGAAGATATACAACATGCCACCACTAGAAATACTCTCTCTAACAGACAAAACAGTTGGTTTTAGATTTATAGAAAATCAAGATCGGTTTACTTTCGAGATTGATAGAGAGTATGCAGCAACCAAGATGCACCTAATTTTAAAAATATTGGATAGCGGCAAGACTAACTTTCTTGACGTTGCAACTGTTGACCGTGAAATAATTTCATTCGCTATAGATCCGGATGGAAGCTCAGTGATTACATTCCTGGCGCACCAGGACTACTTCCTCTAACCAGACCGTGTCATTCCAACATAGTCAACCGATGAATGCCAGCAAACTAAGAGAACTTGCCACAAAGTTCTTAGACTGCACACAGGCAGCTTACGCTGGTAGCTGATGCTTGAGCTGACAGCACCGTAGATAAACTAAACGCAGACAATTAGGGGTAAAGACGTTGACGCTAGGTTTTTACTCCTGTCTCCGTTTATCTTGCCGCTTATCTGCTTGTTATGTCAGTCAGCCAATTTCCCCTCAGCATTGGTCTGGATACCTTGACCCAAAATTTTGGGTACCTACCAAAACTGTCAAATCTGTCAACAGTTTTCGGGGTTTATAGCTATTCAAATGCTCTAGTGAGTGACGATGGGTACACGGTACCGCCAATAAAAACTTGCCTTCACTCAATTATTTAGGGATACCTTGTTTCTAGAAGTGGGACCCTTTACAAGGGGCACGAAATAACCCCGGGAGACTCCCGGGAAACATCCCGGGATTTAATGCAAAACCTTGCAATGCAATGCTACTTGCTTCACATACCCAACCATGACAAAGCGCTCATCATCTCAGGCATCACCCAGCAGAGCTAGCGATAGCAAAACCGGGGCCGGCAGAATCCCCTCGTCTGCCCCATATTCAGCCTTGAGGCTATCAAATCCCCCCGGACCAATCACGGTCCGGGGGTTTTGCTTTTGCCTACTGCCTGGTATGCATCTTTGAACACCGACAAGTCTTACAACCTAAAGCCAGGCACAAGCGACAAACCCAAGTCAAGCACCATTGATTCAACCAGTAACTTAGAAATTCTCTAAGTTACTGGAGAGTTTTTGCCAATAAGTCTCCAGTAACTTAGATACTGTAACTTCTGCCAAATTTTTGCGTCGCTACAAGCAACTAACTTGGGGATGCGCAAAATGTCAGAAAACAAAGAGCAAGACAAAGAACAGGACAAAGAAGAAGAAGAAGAAACCGAGAAAGCAATGTCAAACAGTGACATGCCTCAAGACAAGCTTGCCAAAAAATCTATTGCCGGACAAGAAGATTTAGAAAAGAACGAAAGTGTTGAAGACAAAGAATCAAGACACTTACGGTAATACCGGTGTCTCGACCTGTGGTGTTTCTACTTGTAGCGTTTCGGTAGTCTTGACCTCACTACCACTCTTAGTGGTCTCGACTGTGGTCTCAACTGTCTTTTTGGACTTTTGCTTTTTGACTTTGTCCGGCTTGATATAGCCCGGTCTGCCAACAATCATCTGCAAAAGCGGACTACGTTTACTCAGTATTTGATTGAGCTGACGAGCAGCAAGATCGAGATGGTCAATAGCATCGTGGGTCTTGCTTAGCGTATCGCGCAGGCTGCCATTTTTGTTAGCGGGCTTGCTCAAAGTCTCATCAACCTTAGTCAGGGTGGCACGAGTCTGGCTCAGTATCTGTTTTACATCCGCGCGCAGATCTTTATCGAGCGCTATATCGTGAAACGATTTTGCTGTTTGCTCAATATTTTTGGAAGCCTCAGTTAGACGATTCATCGATGTCACCAGATCTTGTCTGAGACTTTTATCTTTGAGAGTGTCGCTTAAATCATGCATCGTATCCTTGAGATCAGCCATAGCTGCGCGGGCACTCTGAGCCGATTCTCGCAAATCTCCAGAAGTAGCCGGATTGTCCAAAAACTTAGCAATCTTGTGAGTAATTTTGCGCACGTCGCTAGTCAAAGCTTTAATATCTTCTTCCATTGGTAGCGCTCTATCCACAAGAGGAATAGTCTTAGTGGCAAGAATAGAAAGCTGATCAGCTGCACGCGCCAGCCTGTTACGGTCAGCCTCAAAGTTGCGCTGAAATTTTTCCATATCGACTTTAGCCAGACCAATAGCCAGATTATTGAGAGCAAGCTCTGGCCGCACAGGATCCTCGCCCATTACTTCGACGCGCTCATCAAGCAAAGGTAAGGGATAAGCACCGGCAATCTGCGCTGGCATTTTGATCTCTATATACTTGGCACCAACAACACCATTAGTGAGGATGCTAAAAACTGCGCCCTGAGGCACACGTACATTGGGAGAGTGGATGCGCAGCCTGACCAGCACACGCCTGTCCATGAGCCATTCAATCTGCTCGACCATACCGACTCTTACACCGTCAACATATACCGCTGCGTTATCATTGAGCCCGGCTATTTCATGAAAAATTAGCTTGATATGCTGCGGTGGGCGCAGCGAAGAATAACTCTTGAGCCAGCACAAACCCCAGAGCAAAAGTATTATAGCCACAGTCGTAAACACGCCAATGGAGCCGTCAGTCAAAAGTCTGACACTATTGTCGAGTGGTCTTTGCTCGTTAGATGAGATGGTATCGTTTTGCGCTGTCATAACTGCTCACTAAAAATAAACATTGTAAAAATCAAATTAGCGATATAACAACCAATAAAAGTGGCTGTCACCGCCTGTGATGCCACTGGTATATTGGTACCACGACCGACAAAGCCAGCAGCGCATCCGGCAAATACT
Above is a window of Candidatus Obscuribacter sp. DNA encoding:
- a CDS encoding ATP-binding protein encodes the protein MDAATKIYEGILADGEPGLQRMKLNREPESNLLDFKRAKDQSAPLRQDDRTHLAKSIGGFANSDGGVLVWGVDARVQNGIDGVCELYPIKKLKAFKVS
- a CDS encoding MCE family protein, with protein sequence MTAQNDTISSNEQRPLDNSVRLLTDGSIGVFTTVAIILLLWGLCWLKSYSSLRPPQHIKLIFHEIAGLNDNAAVYVDGVRVGMVEQIEWLMDRRVLVRLRIHSPNVRVPQGAVFSILTNGVVGAKYIEIKMPAQIAGAYPLPLLDERVEVMGEDPVRPELALNNLAIGLAKVDMEKFQRNFEADRNRLARAADQLSILATKTIPLVDRALPMEEDIKALTSDVRKITHKIAKFLDNPATSGDLRESAQSARAAMADLKDTMHDLSDTLKDKSLRQDLVTSMNRLTEASKNIEQTAKSFHDIALDKDLRADVKQILSQTRATLTKVDETLSKPANKNGSLRDTLSKTHDAIDHLDLAARQLNQILSKRSPLLQMIVGRPGYIKPDKVKKQKSKKTVETTVETTKSGSEVKTTETLQVETPQVETPVLP